A window of Sphingobacterium kitahiroshimense genomic DNA:
GTGGTGATGCCAGGTTTAATAACCTTAGCAACTTCACCAAGCAATTGCGAAAGTACATTTGCAGACAAACGCACTTGCTCTATTTCTTCCTCTGATTTATAATATACTTTAGACATCTAAAGAATTTAAATTGCCGACTGATCTACACCCTCAACTGACGCAGGAGTTCTTCCTTTTATACGTCCAGTTTTCATTAATCCGTCATAGTGACGCATCAATAAGTGGCTTTCAATTTGTTGCAAAGTATCCAACACAACACCTACCAAAATCAATAAGGACGTACCTCCGTAGAAATGCGCAAATTGATTATTAATACCGAATAAACTTGCAATAGCAGGTAATATAGCAATAATCGCAAGGAAAATTGCTCCCGGGAATGTGATATTTGAAATCACACGATCAATAAAGTTACTTGTTTCTAGACCTGGTTTGATACCTGGAACAAATCCACCATTTTTCTTCATATCATCAGACATCTGCTGAGGATTAACCATAATTGCTGTATAGAAAAATGTAAATGCTATAATCAAAACAGCAAAAGTTACATTATAAGCAACAGATGTATAGTTACTCAACGATGTTAAGAAATCAGACTGAAGATTAGGGAAAAATTGACCCAAACTCATTGGCACAAACATAATCGCTTGCGCGAAAATGATTGGCATTACACCAGCAGCATTAACCTTTAATGGTATATACTGTCTTACTCCACCCACTTGTTTGTTTCCAACAATCTTCTTTGCATATTGAACAGGAATCTTACGAACTCCTTGTACAATTAAAATTGTAAATACAACGACAAAGAACAAAGCTAAAAACTCCAATAATAATGGAATTGGTCCACCACCACCTTTACTCATACGTGATACCCACTC
This region includes:
- the secY gene encoding preprotein translocase subunit SecY; this encodes MKKLITTLTNIWKIDDLRTRILNTLLFLLIYRIGCHIVLPGVNPQALASGQKEGLLGLLDMFAGGSFSRSAIFALGVMPYISASIVVQLLGIAVPYFQKMQKEGESGRTKMNQITRYLTLAITLLQAFAYVRTQIEPAAKTLADPMFTILTAIVLTAGTLFVMWLGEKITDKGIGNGISLIIMTGIIAQLPSGITAEWVSRMSKGGGGPIPLLLEFLALFFVVVFTILIVQGVRKIPVQYAKKIVGNKQVGGVRQYIPLKVNAAGVMPIIFAQAIMFVPMSLGQFFPNLQSDFLTSLSNYTSVAYNVTFAVLIIAFTFFYTAIMVNPQQMSDDMKKNGGFVPGIKPGLETSNFIDRVISNITFPGAIFLAIIAILPAIASLFGINNQFAHFYGGTSLLILVGVVLDTLQQIESHLLMRHYDGLMKTGRIKGRTPASVEGVDQSAI